The nucleotide window GGGAAGCGGAAGAGCTCTGTGGTAGAAAGCAGAGCTCCAGCCGCTGTGAATGTAAGATTTTACAAAATGTCTCAGCTTTAAAGTAACTAAAATACACAGCTTGAAAGTATATACAGGTTTAGCTACTATAGCACCTTATTTTCTCTTTATCTTTTCCCCTTTCCCACTCTATTACCATGCAAAGTACTAAGGCAGAGAAAATGGACCTGTCAGTAattttttgctgactaaagtaaaggcagtgtaTAATAGAGCCACTTACTCTAAACAacaagatataactcttattataatctgttgctccagcgctgagatatagGCTTTAGAAGTTTTAAACAAATTAGGAGATGAAGGCCACAGGGGGCTTTTCCCTGAACCACAGAAGCCCAGTAATGTTCATTTCCTTCTCTCCTAATAAACACCCCTATGCCTGCATGTAAACAGACACTTTGTAATATTTGCCGGGCTTTTGTAGCTCAGGGAAACACCCCTCAAGTTTTATCTCCCAGTTTCTTAAAACATCCAATgcttatatctcagcgctggagtgaTGGAttcaaataagagttatatctccttaTTCAGGGTAAGAAGGCCTATTGTACGCTGCCATTATGCTGCCACACTGCTGGTACCGTTGGATAGTTATGTGCAATCCAAGCCCTGTTTGGCTTTGTTTTCTTAAACATCTTTTATCCCAAGAGCATGGTGTCAAAGAGGTAATGCCAAGAGCATCCACGCCCATGGCTTGCGCTGCCTCTTGagtcttccttccctccctccttctgTAAAGCTAAGCCACCCCAGTTAGCATCATGTCCTTTGCGCTGATAAAATCCAGTGCATGCACAGATGCAATGACAAGGTAGGCTAGTGCAAAGAAGCTAGGCCGCATCAGTGCGTCTGTGCCGCTCTGGGGTGCAATAGCGCATGGGCTGAATTCTATCGGTTCGGTTCCGGTCTAGGGGGTGTCACTTTAGAGAAGGGCGGGGATGAAGACCAGAGAGGCCTTGGGCATTGATGTTTTTTATAAACACAAAGGCATCAGCAAGCAATTTCTTTTCAAAGCTAGTAGGCTAGGTAATGAGGAGAAAGAGAAATAATGGATAAGAAGTTTCTTACTAAGAATAAAAAcaacacagaaaaaaattatttgtgttttttatttcagCATGGTAAGAATTATTGGTATTTATACAATGGTTACTACTTTCACCCTTTTGTGGGTATTTTGACCTTGTTTTGCAATATGATAAAGTCCTGTATAAATGTTGGCATATAAGACAGGGGTATCCAGAGGGTAGATGCATCGGTGCCTGCGCAGTACCGTGTCCTGGGGTGTCGGCTGGTCAGAGCATGTTCCATGCACCATATGACCACAGACAGGTCACTGTTTCGGATATGATCTAATTTTCGCTTCAGTGCTGCATCTGAAAATAAGAATAAAGATGTTTTTGGACCAGAAATAGACATATTTTTCTTTAGTTTGTAATAGACGGTAAACCTAAGAATGACCTCCTCCCGCACCTGTTTTATAAAGGTTTATGCCTGGTAGCAGGTGTAGATATACACCGCAATAACTTCGCCAAGCGCAGGGCCAGCGTAAATTTAGCGGGGGAAAGGGGCGGAGATTTATTTAAGCCATCTCTGCCATATTGTGTTCTGTGCCTCCATTTTGGACAAGTTTCTACTGATTATTATTAAAATGAATCATGATCTCTTCCAAGTTATACCATGTTCTGTAACTTATTCACACTACCACTAAGGGCAACCCAAACACCATCAGccaggacatacagtatacacaggtaGTGCCTCATATACTATACTACCACCTCAAGCTAAGGGCAACCCTTCTATCACTGGGCCAGCCCAAACAATATAAAAGTCTTGGTGGAAGCATTCAAGCCACTGTGATCAGTGGGCCCAAAACTCCCAAAGGCTATAACCCAGTATTTCACCAGGTTTTCTTTACTTTTCTCATTGTTTTTGTCTGTGAAATTTAGGGGGGGGAAAAATCGAAGCATCGCTTAAATGAAAAAATTACCCGTTTGGATATAGTTTTCTCCATATTCATCTTGAATGGTCCTTGGAAGTCGTCTCCAGATACGTATACGTTGTTCCAAAACATGAAGTGGATCAGACAATGGTGTTTTAAACAGTCCAGGCTCAATACAAGAAACTTTTACTCCAAAGGCCTTCATATCTCGccttaaacacaaaaaaacaacaatattcAGATTAAAGTTAAAATAAAGTCTTCAAACGTCAACATTTTCACATTTTAACATTCATATGTAAACTCCTTAGAAGACAATTGTTACTCAGCAGACCCCCATACAACATGGATCACTCATCACTGAACGCTAGAAGGAGCaggtctccatagacttactatagagtCTATGCAGTGAGACGGGGACGGAAAACTTTAACCAcctgcttctccctgctcattctatcGATCATCggtggtctgaacacccagaccccaactcaTCAAAACTCTTGACATCtttgtgacatatcaaaagtttttttcaaataATAGCATCAATAATTTATGTTACACTGCATTCAGCTAACAGTAATGCAACGTACCTTAAACTGTCAGTAAATCCTTCAACTCCAAATTTAGAGGAAAAATATCCTCCTCCACTTGCTGCGACTCTCCCACCGACACTAGATACATTCACAATCCTCCCTTTAGCTTTCTTAATCAAGGGAAGGACGGATAATGTGACGTGGATTAATCCTAAtaaatttacttcaatgggttCTCTAATATCATCAATTGTCAGCCAGTCGATGGGAGCGAGGGTGCCCATTATCCCCGCATTGTTCACCAATCCCCAAAGGCCTGAAAAggtaaaagaaaaatgaaaatagGACTGGGATTATTCAGCTATTCCCTAATATATTATTATCATCAGAATTATAATGCCATCCAGCGAGCACACTGATAAACTATTGTTACAGGTAATTTACCAGAATTACACAGAATGTCATCACTGTTACCAGAAAAACTCTCTTTAAGTGAAACTGCTtcatactgatttttttttttatcagatagATTAGGCCAGCAGAATCCTAACCAGAAGCCGGTGTGCCCAGTGGTGCTTAGGCGGCACATTTGTAGAGTCTCTAAGGGGCGACATGTTCCATAAAGTGTCCATAAATTATACTGCCTGCTACACCATATTATCTTCATTGACccccatgacctgcagatgatagctggacacagacgtagaatgcaaggaagtcaggacacTTAGAGGGTACTGTTATTgtcaggccgatttggcagaaaatgtttccctgtgtgataaagacaatgatcagccaaagagccgatcatcaatgatcagctgatcattgttttttagcaagtttaaaaatcatcagccactgACAACACATCACTACATGTAACAGCGATGTGCGGCCAATGGTTTATACTTAGGTGCCCAGGCTCCCCCGGTGTGCCCGTGCCTTTTCCCCGCAGGACACTTTTTGGTCCTGAATCTttactgacagactgctcagccaatcaccagccatGGTGATGTCCTGTCTCagagagtgattggctgagcagtctgtcactgaagagatgggccagaagtgtcagaagttagatttatctaacctgctgatagttccccttaagtTCCCTTAAAGAAGAAGGAAGGATCAGTTGACCTCTTGGAACAGCTCCCAGCCAATCAGGAGCCAGTACAGAGATGTGCCAGACAAGTGGAATTTTTGAAAATCAGATTTTCTATGTGACAGAACTTAATCTCACCTTTATCTCCAACTTCATCTTTAACCCACTCAGCGACTCTCTTTACGTTGTCGGCATCAGTCACATCCAGCAGTACAACCTTGACCCGCGGTGATGTCTCTTGTTCTAAAGCATCTGCTCCGGATTTAGTCAAACACGTGGCTAAAACTCTAAACCCTTTCTTGTCAAAGGTGCGAGCAGCAAAATTCCCAAAACCAGAGTCACATCCCGTGATCAGGACGTGTCTTCCTTCAATGTTGCTAATTTTTAGCCAATCTCTTATTTTCCACCACAGAAATAGGAGAATCCCAGAAACCAGCATAAATAGGAACAAGGCCATCTTCTCACGTGTCTTGGCTACTGCTGCCTGAAATAATACAAGAGCGTTAAAAGGTTTGGAGGGTAAAAATTTACAAAGCTGCAGATATATCACATAACTGACCCCATGATAGTTAAAAAGGAGGTGTAATTCTATAAAGTAATTTCAGCTCAAAGAACCAACAAAaattgtgtttagactgtgtctgaccccCTTGTGCTCTAGAGTGTTGAGCtacccgtcctgtcagggtactacaatccccagccatggttatctgggcgtagctaagtgtccgagggtgtcccagttacctgcactgcgagataggatatgtagaccttctttACTATAGATTTATCCAGGCTAGTTTCTCTTGTTTTCAGGATACTGCTCTGCTCTTCTTAGACGTGTTCTCAGCGTGGGTCAGTGTGTTTCTGGGCTCCTATCTTTtaaaagtgcttagcactgcatactgaacgtagtagtagtagtaaataaAGAACTGGtcgtctctagctgcatctatacacaTGAGTGTGTAGACTAGACTGACTTTGTTCCTATCAGGGATCTtggcagcagccaggccctggcttaactactgcAGGAACAGCTGTCTTTGCGTTTTCCCTCTggatctggataagactgactgtgcacttcctccaccagtgtctccCCCTACAGGGCCCTAAGGTGagcttccctgtgagtggtggggatgagtggtGAGTGTGGGCAAAAGAAAAGAgattggttagaagtagagagcacctcctattggtcaataatAAACACATGGTACATAAAAAACcttaacccaatactgacttcagctgtgcaacacgtTACAaacataaaatactgacatctagtggttaaacTTCAGACTAATTCATCACCACTTTTAATCTAAAGGAGGAAGCTTTTTTAGAGGTGCACAGGAAAGACAAAAACacatgtggtgggacaccacaattgcctcatgttactatattactgtgaGCTTGGACATAATCACCTACGAAGAGCATAACTCTGCCAAAAAACTTTCCAATCCTTGCTGCAGGGCTACCAAGTGACTTACCACCCTGCTTTACAAGAGCCTCTTTGACCTTCTGGTGCTTTGTAAAGGCCTCCTAACAGAGACCATGTCCCGACGGGACAGTTCGACGATACCTTACTACAACTGATTGTGTGGACACCCAGTTCAGTGATCTAGATACAGttgtatgtttattggctgcTCCCACCGGGGACAGCCTGGAGACACAATGAATGTATCCACAGTGATCAGCTCGGTGACACGTTATGTTCACCGACTGATCCTACTGGAGACTGTTTAGAGCCACATTATAATACTAACTAGTAACTATTATTGTAAATTAATcattattgtactgtatattaacTATTAAGTATTGATtttctcagaggagaggatagtgACATTCTGTGACACCCCACAGTTATTGATTAGTACTCTCTATTAAGCTGATCCCTATTGGGACAGGAGAGTGATTGATTGATTTATAAGAGCGTAGGCTGTGTTTTCAGTCATTTCTACGTACTATCTATTTTAGCAACTATAATCAAAGGGAAGTTTAATTGAGATTTCTGATCAATTTAAGGGGGTATCTCACACTAAAAAGAGAGGGGCCTATTTGTTTTCATGCCTGTCTTTTTAGACACTGCAGAGAGGGATCGAAGCTAGTAGAACATAAGGGAGCACGGGAGgtaatgtataacttttttttttaacacagtcacgaatcactattacatgtagcaatgcatgCCCAGCTGCCAGTGATTTTAGGTCCGAACCTAAAGATGCAATGAGCCGATGACCGTTGTCTTTATTACTGCCGAATCGGCCTCATTCAGCAGattatccctccgtgtaatagggccctaagaatctaCTGTGAAGTTGTTTGTCTCCTGTGAAATCTACCACATCTatgtataaaaacaaataaaaggtaCAATaagctgtaaaaatcattggatGGTCACAGGACAacataaatatatgtgtgtgtgtgtcctgctgGGACTTGTCACAACAAAGTAATAAGTACAGTATAAGCTATGAAACTATAAACTATGTGAAATATCAAAGCAATATCATGTGACAATGAAGTCCCACAAAGGTAaagacaataggggagatttatccaacatggtgtaaagttaaactggcttagttgcccctagcaaccaatcagattccaactttcattctttacagactctttggaaaatgaaaggtggaatctgattggttgctaggggcaactgagtcagtttcactttacaccatgt belongs to Dendropsophus ebraccatus isolate aDenEbr1 chromosome 9, aDenEbr1.pat, whole genome shotgun sequence and includes:
- the LOC138800810 gene encoding dehydrogenase/reductase SDR family member 9-like, with product MALFLFMLVSGILLFLWWKIRDWLKISNIEGRHVLITGCDSGFGNFAARTFDKKGFRVLATCLTKSGADALEQETSPRVKVVLLDVTDADNVKRVAEWVKDEVGDKGLWGLVNNAGIMGTLAPIDWLTIDDIREPIEVNLLGLIHVTLSVLPLIKKAKGRIVNVSSVGGRVAASGGGYFSSKFGVEGFTDSLRRDMKAFGVKVSCIEPGLFKTPLSDPLHVLEQRIRIWRRLPRTIQDEYGENYIQTDAALKRKLDHIRNSDLSVVIWCMEHALTSRHPRTRYCAGTDASTLWIPLSYMPTFIQDFIILQNKVKIPTKG